In Arachis stenosperma cultivar V10309 chromosome 1, arast.V10309.gnm1.PFL2, whole genome shotgun sequence, one DNA window encodes the following:
- the LOC130933462 gene encoding uncharacterized protein LOC130933462, producing MEVVLGPGDQGRAAGAEGAASVASQGGRRRSPRQHTRTRPFGGTGGDSAVIMQELRHRVQNLERQLANRERDGRSTDPSYTPSPGSEEEDSRRSRPRTEAESSREESPIVRRRNDTIIYSRGRPTHRATRGREDGRTRQPVIMGATPFHRSILEVRLPKHFDKPTDMRYDGTQDPLEHLTAFEARMNLEGVGDEVRCRAFPVTLAGPASRWFNGLPQGSIYNFSDISRAFLAQFTTRIAKAKHPINLLGPVWTMHEIQTVAKEYINDEEVSRVVAANKRQSGYGQARQSGGDKERAKEKAREEASNKAPRPFPRVGKFTNYTPLTLPIVEVYQQIAEKGILPKPRPLKDRTGGNKNLYCDYHKGYGHQTQDCFDLKDALEQAIREGKLAAFSHLIREPRRRYREQDEEGKTRSAKRRPEPEDRDHGLTVINVVTAKNAAPKSRSAHKKDAKVLAISSPPVQSTKKPPSISFGPEDQWFSDAPENPPMVITARVGTGLVKRILVDTGADSNIMFRNVFDALGLKDADLTTHQHGVIGLGDHFIKPDGVISLPISVGQMQGRRSAMAEFVILRTPQPTTSSWEEKQSMILKP from the exons ATGGAGGTTGTACTGGGTCCCGGCGACCAAGGCCGGGCTGCCGGAGCGGAGGGGGCAGCCTCCGTCGCCTCGCAAGGAGGGCGGCGAAGGTCCCCCCGTCAACACACGAGGACACGACCCTTCGGAGGAACGGGCGGCGATAGCGCCGTAATAATGCAAGAGCTACGCCACAGAGTCCAGAACCTGGAGCGACAGCTTGCCAACCGGGAGCGGGACGGACGATCTACCGATCCGAGCTACACCCCGTCTCCCGGGAGCGAGGAGGAAGACTCTCGCCGAAGCCGCCCGCGGACGGAAGCGGAGAGCTCGCGGGAGGAATCACCCATAGTGAGGAGACGAAATGACACGATTATCTACTCCCGCGGCAGACCAACCCATCGAGCGACAAGAGGTCGCGAAGACGGAAGGACACGACAACCTGTGATAATGGGCGCCACCCCGTTCCACCGATCTATCCTCGAGGTCCGGCtgccgaaacacttcgacaagccaacggacatgaggtacgacggaACTCAAGACCCTCTAGAACACCTCACGGCCTTTGAGGCCAGGATGAATCTAGAGGGAGTAGGCGACGAAGTAAGATGCCGCGCCTTCCCGGTGACCCTAGCAGGACCAGCGAGCagatggtttaacggcctccctCAAGGTTCCATCTACAATTTCTCAGACATCAGCCGCGCATTCCTGGCTCAATTTACAACGCGAATAGCAAAGGCCAAGCATCCTATCAACCTTCTCGGG CCGGTTTGGACAATGCATGAAATCCAAACGGTGGCCAAAGAGTACATAAACGACGAGGAGGTCAGCCGAGTAGTGGCTGCCAATAAGCGGCAGTCCGGTTACGGCCAGGCTCGTCAGTCCGGTGGCGACAAGGAGAGAGCAAAAGAGAAGGCTAGGGAGGAGGCATCAAACAAAGCACCTAGGCCGTTTCCTCGAGTCGGGAAGTTTACTAACTACACTCCGCTCACCCTCCCCATCGTGGAAGTCTATCAGCAAATAGCTGAAAAGGGAATTCTTCCGAAGCCCCGACCACTCAAGGACCGCACGGGTGGAAACAAGAACCTTTATTGCGATTACCATAAGGGATATGGCCACCAAACACAGGACTGCTTCGACCTGAAGGATGCATTAGAACAAGCgataagggaaggaaagctagcagcgTTTTCCCATCTCATCAGGGAGCCGAGAAGGCGTTATCGTGAGCAAGACGAGGAAGGCAAGACACGCTCGGCCAAACGGCGACCGGAGCCCGAAGACAGAGACCACGGCCTCACGGTGATAAACGTGGTAACGGCAAAAAACGCTGCACCAAAATCCCGGTCGGCACACAAGAAAGACGCCAAGGTTCTGGCGATCTCATCTCCACCTGTGCAGAGTACCAAAAAACCTCCGTCCATTTCTTTCGGCCCAGAAGATCAATGGTTCAGCGACGCCCCGGAAAACCCTCCCATGGTCATAacggccagagtgggaaccggcctcgtcaaacggATCCTTGTCGACACTGGGGCTgattcaaacatcatgttccgcaaTGTGTTCGACGCACTGGGGCTGAAGGATGCCGACCTGACGACCCACCAGCACGGGGTTATCGGGTtaggcgaccacttcatcaaaccaGACGGAGTCATTTCCCTACCGATCTCGGTAGGACAGATGCAAGGCCGGAGATCGGCGATGGCCGAATTCGTGATCCTCCGAACTCCACagcctacaacatcatcttgggaagaaaaaCAATCAATGATTTTGAAGCCATAA
- the LOC130933466 gene encoding serine/threonine-protein phosphatase 7 long form homolog, with translation MLMCDHLHPPDPYNQIVEAQLRETGFYYVSQIGVIKGQSAMINALIERWRPETHTFHFPVGECAVTLEDVAVILGLPTNGLPVTGPTMSSFEALKAECLHQFGIAPSKNGCRGSFIKLTWFRGVRDRIVLNDDVHMQMYVKCHIMLLFGKILFADKSGAGVHWKFLPLLRNFGGIIQFSWGSACLAHLYRSLCRATRVDCKEMDGPLTLLVSWAWIRLPFLAPIPGNPRVFPIANRWHNWDRQNYAYRYKTLAHYRRLLDDLEEGQAYGIGYIDPDVIPLAIRHNSVVWSATVPLISLNASSGMQ, from the exons ATGTTGATGTGCGATCATTTACACCCGCCGGATCCATATAACCAAATTGTTGAGGCACAGTTACGCGAGACTGGATTTTATTATGTATCCCAAATTGGAGTTATTAAAGGCCAGTCAGCAATGATTAATGCTCTGATTGAGAGATGGCGGCCCGAGACTCATACTTTTCATTTTCCGGTTGGTGAGTGTGCCGTGACCTTGGAGGATGTGGCGGTAATTCTCGGTCTGCCAACAAATGGTCTTCCGGTTACAGGTCCGACCATGAGTAGCTTTGAGGCATTGAAAGCCGAGTGCTTGCACCAATTTGGAATTGCACCCAGCAAAAATGGCTGTAGAGGAAGCTTTATAAAATTAACGTGGTTTAGGGGTGTGAGAGATCGTATAGTGTTGAATGATGATGTGCACATGCAGATGTATGTAAAGTGTCACATAATGTTGTTATTTGGGAAAATTCTGTTTGCAGATAAGTCGGGTGCAGGGGTGCACTGGAAATTTTTACCTTTGCTCCGCAACTTCGGTGGGATCATACAGTTTAGTTGGGGTTCGGCATGCCTGGCACACTTGTATAGATCATTGTGTAGGGCAACTCGTGTCGACTGCAAGGAGATGGACGGTCCACTGACACTGTTGGTCAGTTGGGCTTGGATCCGGCTACCATTTTTAGCGCCGATTCCTGGCAATCCCCGAGTGTTTCCAATTGCAAACAG GTGGCATAACTGGGACCGTCAAAACTATGCCTACCGATATAAAACGCTTGCCCACTACAGGAGGTTGTTGGATGATCTAGAAGAAGGACAG GCTTATGGCATTGGATACATCGACCCAGACGTAATTCCTTTAGCCATCCGTCATAATTCGGTGGTGTGGAGTGCCACAGTGCCACTTATATCTTTGAATGCATCGAGTGGCATGCAATGA